Proteins from one Prinia subflava isolate CZ2003 ecotype Zambia chromosome 4, Cam_Psub_1.2, whole genome shotgun sequence genomic window:
- the PLEKHG7 gene encoding pleckstrin homology domain-containing family G member 7 isoform X4, translated as MHRYKSSCCKLRMQQPRFDNSSDLVKETNVEPLDREADLHNENASLSESSIPEDVFGSSEMQTVPVCTDTTLPPGDYILRGGYTESSLLRLPTEEGTGTHHAPFHFNRHARARISTSPTLRRLRMASASQVLSFQDCSDTAQLGNQKEYTSSLHHICKSPPRCITVSSLLLPSCVHEKLLSSKAKAERTIAVPESDLPKSKLPSQEDPLSNGSPNEPPRNPWKSSSATLPTRLPCPNPPLWAGLQESGLPMQRSAERRRSSLVVTLPGLEVFPGDLLVSDRAMDYLPCSSLLLSAESKKSRWPFAKRGVGKDKQKQASDLENCLSTVKIIDCCRDEFFCFKSKSWHEFMSEQQTEQKDVNKRLEVKKEAAVWELFTSECTYFLDHLLVLKMISLSFLKTFFETVKKHVSKSDSPMDFSSVLRTFFQGDLCQTHQRYCLNYTSAIFYLEKLRQREDFGIYLKQWCEQNELCKRLHLPELLVAPLHRLTRYPLLLNNIWKRSTDETEKSFIQSLKEKVEKSIRDLEGKVKWLDNFQKFRQLQEVIIWPQIWDRDKRFFVPECLKQNLRENSSENILSSANRLLLHEGRLMLVESTRLLDVYLFLFEDFLLITKIKRNKKKYGGSDTSLIPVCPSLTPELQSFIREGGFCTVLDQPIPLDRLILKNVDPVQVTVFSLRNAFLIQHENRYRQSIAVFLLQAQTETAKRMVSPSREVNTKTIPPTPNSHAVVFRPENCLMLIYSQHD; from the exons ATGCATAGATATAAATCTTCATGCTGCAAATTAAGAATGCAACAACCAAGGTTTGACAATTCTTCAGACCTGGTCAAAGAAACCAATGTGGAGCCCCTGGACAGGGAAGCTGATCTCCATAATGAAAATGCTTCTTTGTCTGAAAGCAGCATCCCAGAAGATGTCTTCGGTTCCTCTGAAATGCAGACAGTACCAGTTTGTACAGACACCACCTTGCCTCCAGGGGACTACATTCTCAGAGGAGGTTACACGGAGTCTTCACTTCTGAGGCTTCCTACAGAGGAGGGCACTGGGACCCACCATGCGCCTTTCCACTTCAACCGCCATGCTCGGGCCAGAATTTCCACTTCTCCAACTTTAAGGCGTCTAAGGATGGCCTCTGCCTCACAAGTGCTGTCATTTCAGGACTGTTctgacacagctcagctggggaATCAAAAGGAATACACCAGCTCTCTCCACCACATTTGTAAGAGTCCACCTCGGTGCATCACAGTTTCTTCATTGTTGCTGCCTTCTTGTGTCCATGAAAAATTATTGTCATCCAAAGCCAAGGCTGAGAGAACTATAGCAGTTCCAGAGTCTGACCTACCCAAATCAAAGCTTCCAAGCCAAGAGGATCCTCTCAGCAATGGCAGTCCCAATGAGCCACCCAGAAACCCTTGGAAATCCAGCTCTGCTACACTTCCAACGAGACTCCCGTGCCCAAACCCTCCCCTTTGGGCGGGGCTCCAG GAGAGTGGACTGCCCATGCAAAG ATCGGCCGAGCGCAGGCGCAGCTCCCTGGTAGTGACTCTGCCGGGCCTCGAGGTGTTCCCTGGAGACCTGCTGGTGTCGGACAGGGCCATGGACTACCTGCCCTGCTCATCCCTCCTGCTCAGCGCAG AGTCCAAAAAGTCAAGGTGGCCATTTGCCAAAAGAGGAGTC GGTAAAGACAAACAGAAGCAAGCATCTGATCTGGAAAATTGTCTTTCAACTGTTAAGATCATAGACTGCTGCAGAGatgaatttttctgctttaag AGTAAATCTTGGCATGAATTTATGAGTGAGCAACAGACTGAGCAGAAAGATGTCAACAAGCGGTTAGAAGtgaaaaaagaagcagcagtgtgggAACTTTTCACAAGTGAATGCACTTACTTTCTGGATCATTTGCTGGTTCTCAAGATG ATAAGTCtcagttttctgaaaacattttttgaaacTGTGAAGAAGCATGTCAGCAAGTCAGACTCTCCTATGGATTTCAGCTCTGTACTCAGAACG tttttccaGGGTGACCTCTGTCAGACACACCAGAGATATTGTCTTAATTATACCTCTGCTATCTTCTACTTGGAAAAACTGAGACAGAGAGAAGATTTTGGCATCTACCTGAAG CAGTGGTGTGAACAAAATGAACTGTGCAAGAGATTGCatctgccagagctgctggttgCTCCTCTGCATCGACTGACACGGTATCCCCTCCTCCTCAACAACATCTGGAAGAGGAGCACTGACGAAACAGAGAAAAGTTTTATCCAGTCACTTAAAGAGAAGGTGGAAAAGTCTATAA GGGATCTAGAAGGTAAAGTCAAGTGGTTGGACAACTTTCAGAAGTTCAGGCAGCTGCAAGAGGTCATAATCTGGCCTCAGATTTGGGATCGTGACAAAAGGTTCTTTGTCCCAGAG TGTTTGAAGCAAAACTtaagagaaaacagcagtgaaaacaTTTTGTCTTCGGCAAACAGACTTCTCCTTCATGAAGGGAGGCTGATGCTAGTAG aaagcACAAGACTCCTTGATGTCTACCTCTTTTTATTTGAAGATTTCTTATTGATTACCAAAATTAAACGTAACAAAAAG AAATATGGAGGCTCAGACACCAGCTTAATCCCCGTTTGTCCTTCCCTCACTCCTGAGCTGCAGTCCTTCATAAGAGAGGGAGGATTTTGCACAGTCCTAGACCAGCCCATCCCACTAGACAGACTCATACTGAAAAATGTTGACCCCGTCCAAGTTACAG
- the PLEKHG7 gene encoding pleckstrin homology domain-containing family G member 7 isoform X2 yields the protein MHRYKSSCCKLRMQQPRFDNSSDLVKETNVEPLDREADLHNENASLSESSIPEDVFGSSEMQTVPVCTDTTLPPGDYILRGGYTESSLLRLPTEEGTGTHHAPFHFNRHARARISTSPTLRRLRMASASQVLSFQDCSDTAQLGNQKEYTSSLHHICKSPPRCITVSSLLLPSCVHEKLLSSKAKAERTIAVPESDLPKSKLPSQEDPLSNGSPNEPPRNPWKSSSATLPTRLPCPNPPLWAGLQESGLPMQRSAERRRSSLVVTLPGLEVFPGDLLVSDRAMDYLPCSSLLLSAESKKSRWPFAKRGVGKDKQKQASDLENCLSTVKIIDCCRDEFFCFKSKSWHEFMSEQQTEQKDVNKRLEVKKEAAVWELFTSECTYFLDHLLVLKMIFMNTLKYLQSNEFLMDVDLWRLFANLEELNKISLSFLKTFFETVKKHVSKSDSPMDFSSVLRTFFQGDLCQTHQRYCLNYTSAIFYLEKLRQREDFGIYLKWCEQNELCKRLHLPELLVAPLHRLTRYPLLLNNIWKRSTDETEKSFIQSLKEKVEKSIRDLEGKVKWLDNFQKFRQLQEVIIWPQIWDRDKRFFVPECLKQNLRENSSENILSSANRLLLHEGRLMLVESTRLLDVYLFLFEDFLLITKIKRNKKKYGGSDTSLIPVCPSLTPELQSFIREGGFCTVLDQPIPLDRLILKNVDPVQVTVFSLRNAFLIQHENRYRQSIAVFLLQAQTETAKRMVSPSREVNTKTIPPTPNSHAVVFRPENCLMLIYSQHD from the exons ATGCATAGATATAAATCTTCATGCTGCAAATTAAGAATGCAACAACCAAGGTTTGACAATTCTTCAGACCTGGTCAAAGAAACCAATGTGGAGCCCCTGGACAGGGAAGCTGATCTCCATAATGAAAATGCTTCTTTGTCTGAAAGCAGCATCCCAGAAGATGTCTTCGGTTCCTCTGAAATGCAGACAGTACCAGTTTGTACAGACACCACCTTGCCTCCAGGGGACTACATTCTCAGAGGAGGTTACACGGAGTCTTCACTTCTGAGGCTTCCTACAGAGGAGGGCACTGGGACCCACCATGCGCCTTTCCACTTCAACCGCCATGCTCGGGCCAGAATTTCCACTTCTCCAACTTTAAGGCGTCTAAGGATGGCCTCTGCCTCACAAGTGCTGTCATTTCAGGACTGTTctgacacagctcagctggggaATCAAAAGGAATACACCAGCTCTCTCCACCACATTTGTAAGAGTCCACCTCGGTGCATCACAGTTTCTTCATTGTTGCTGCCTTCTTGTGTCCATGAAAAATTATTGTCATCCAAAGCCAAGGCTGAGAGAACTATAGCAGTTCCAGAGTCTGACCTACCCAAATCAAAGCTTCCAAGCCAAGAGGATCCTCTCAGCAATGGCAGTCCCAATGAGCCACCCAGAAACCCTTGGAAATCCAGCTCTGCTACACTTCCAACGAGACTCCCGTGCCCAAACCCTCCCCTTTGGGCGGGGCTCCAG GAGAGTGGACTGCCCATGCAAAG ATCGGCCGAGCGCAGGCGCAGCTCCCTGGTAGTGACTCTGCCGGGCCTCGAGGTGTTCCCTGGAGACCTGCTGGTGTCGGACAGGGCCATGGACTACCTGCCCTGCTCATCCCTCCTGCTCAGCGCAG AGTCCAAAAAGTCAAGGTGGCCATTTGCCAAAAGAGGAGTC GGTAAAGACAAACAGAAGCAAGCATCTGATCTGGAAAATTGTCTTTCAACTGTTAAGATCATAGACTGCTGCAGAGatgaatttttctgctttaag AGTAAATCTTGGCATGAATTTATGAGTGAGCAACAGACTGAGCAGAAAGATGTCAACAAGCGGTTAGAAGtgaaaaaagaagcagcagtgtgggAACTTTTCACAAGTGAATGCACTTACTTTCTGGATCATTTGCTGGTTCTCAAGATG ATATTTATGAACACTCTAAAATACCTCCAGAGTAATGAGTTTCTCATGGATGTGGATTTGTGGAGACTTTTTGCAAACTTAGAGGAGTTAAACAAG ATAAGTCtcagttttctgaaaacattttttgaaacTGTGAAGAAGCATGTCAGCAAGTCAGACTCTCCTATGGATTTCAGCTCTGTACTCAGAACG tttttccaGGGTGACCTCTGTCAGACACACCAGAGATATTGTCTTAATTATACCTCTGCTATCTTCTACTTGGAAAAACTGAGACAGAGAGAAGATTTTGGCATCTACCTGAAG TGGTGTGAACAAAATGAACTGTGCAAGAGATTGCatctgccagagctgctggttgCTCCTCTGCATCGACTGACACGGTATCCCCTCCTCCTCAACAACATCTGGAAGAGGAGCACTGACGAAACAGAGAAAAGTTTTATCCAGTCACTTAAAGAGAAGGTGGAAAAGTCTATAA GGGATCTAGAAGGTAAAGTCAAGTGGTTGGACAACTTTCAGAAGTTCAGGCAGCTGCAAGAGGTCATAATCTGGCCTCAGATTTGGGATCGTGACAAAAGGTTCTTTGTCCCAGAG TGTTTGAAGCAAAACTtaagagaaaacagcagtgaaaacaTTTTGTCTTCGGCAAACAGACTTCTCCTTCATGAAGGGAGGCTGATGCTAGTAG aaagcACAAGACTCCTTGATGTCTACCTCTTTTTATTTGAAGATTTCTTATTGATTACCAAAATTAAACGTAACAAAAAG AAATATGGAGGCTCAGACACCAGCTTAATCCCCGTTTGTCCTTCCCTCACTCCTGAGCTGCAGTCCTTCATAAGAGAGGGAGGATTTTGCACAGTCCTAGACCAGCCCATCCCACTAGACAGACTCATACTGAAAAATGTTGACCCCGTCCAAGTTACAG
- the PLEKHG7 gene encoding pleckstrin homology domain-containing family G member 7 isoform X1, with amino-acid sequence MHRYKSSCCKLRMQQPRFDNSSDLVKETNVEPLDREADLHNENASLSESSIPEDVFGSSEMQTVPVCTDTTLPPGDYILRGGYTESSLLRLPTEEGTGTHHAPFHFNRHARARISTSPTLRRLRMASASQVLSFQDCSDTAQLGNQKEYTSSLHHICKSPPRCITVSSLLLPSCVHEKLLSSKAKAERTIAVPESDLPKSKLPSQEDPLSNGSPNEPPRNPWKSSSATLPTRLPCPNPPLWAGLQESGLPMQRSAERRRSSLVVTLPGLEVFPGDLLVSDRAMDYLPCSSLLLSAESKKSRWPFAKRGVGKDKQKQASDLENCLSTVKIIDCCRDEFFCFKSKSWHEFMSEQQTEQKDVNKRLEVKKEAAVWELFTSECTYFLDHLLVLKMIFMNTLKYLQSNEFLMDVDLWRLFANLEELNKISLSFLKTFFETVKKHVSKSDSPMDFSSVLRTFFQGDLCQTHQRYCLNYTSAIFYLEKLRQREDFGIYLKQWCEQNELCKRLHLPELLVAPLHRLTRYPLLLNNIWKRSTDETEKSFIQSLKEKVEKSIRDLEGKVKWLDNFQKFRQLQEVIIWPQIWDRDKRFFVPECLKQNLRENSSENILSSANRLLLHEGRLMLVESTRLLDVYLFLFEDFLLITKIKRNKKKYGGSDTSLIPVCPSLTPELQSFIREGGFCTVLDQPIPLDRLILKNVDPVQVTVFSLRNAFLIQHENRYRQSIAVFLLQAQTETAKRMVSPSREVNTKTIPPTPNSHAVVFRPENCLMLIYSQHD; translated from the exons ATGCATAGATATAAATCTTCATGCTGCAAATTAAGAATGCAACAACCAAGGTTTGACAATTCTTCAGACCTGGTCAAAGAAACCAATGTGGAGCCCCTGGACAGGGAAGCTGATCTCCATAATGAAAATGCTTCTTTGTCTGAAAGCAGCATCCCAGAAGATGTCTTCGGTTCCTCTGAAATGCAGACAGTACCAGTTTGTACAGACACCACCTTGCCTCCAGGGGACTACATTCTCAGAGGAGGTTACACGGAGTCTTCACTTCTGAGGCTTCCTACAGAGGAGGGCACTGGGACCCACCATGCGCCTTTCCACTTCAACCGCCATGCTCGGGCCAGAATTTCCACTTCTCCAACTTTAAGGCGTCTAAGGATGGCCTCTGCCTCACAAGTGCTGTCATTTCAGGACTGTTctgacacagctcagctggggaATCAAAAGGAATACACCAGCTCTCTCCACCACATTTGTAAGAGTCCACCTCGGTGCATCACAGTTTCTTCATTGTTGCTGCCTTCTTGTGTCCATGAAAAATTATTGTCATCCAAAGCCAAGGCTGAGAGAACTATAGCAGTTCCAGAGTCTGACCTACCCAAATCAAAGCTTCCAAGCCAAGAGGATCCTCTCAGCAATGGCAGTCCCAATGAGCCACCCAGAAACCCTTGGAAATCCAGCTCTGCTACACTTCCAACGAGACTCCCGTGCCCAAACCCTCCCCTTTGGGCGGGGCTCCAG GAGAGTGGACTGCCCATGCAAAG ATCGGCCGAGCGCAGGCGCAGCTCCCTGGTAGTGACTCTGCCGGGCCTCGAGGTGTTCCCTGGAGACCTGCTGGTGTCGGACAGGGCCATGGACTACCTGCCCTGCTCATCCCTCCTGCTCAGCGCAG AGTCCAAAAAGTCAAGGTGGCCATTTGCCAAAAGAGGAGTC GGTAAAGACAAACAGAAGCAAGCATCTGATCTGGAAAATTGTCTTTCAACTGTTAAGATCATAGACTGCTGCAGAGatgaatttttctgctttaag AGTAAATCTTGGCATGAATTTATGAGTGAGCAACAGACTGAGCAGAAAGATGTCAACAAGCGGTTAGAAGtgaaaaaagaagcagcagtgtgggAACTTTTCACAAGTGAATGCACTTACTTTCTGGATCATTTGCTGGTTCTCAAGATG ATATTTATGAACACTCTAAAATACCTCCAGAGTAATGAGTTTCTCATGGATGTGGATTTGTGGAGACTTTTTGCAAACTTAGAGGAGTTAAACAAG ATAAGTCtcagttttctgaaaacattttttgaaacTGTGAAGAAGCATGTCAGCAAGTCAGACTCTCCTATGGATTTCAGCTCTGTACTCAGAACG tttttccaGGGTGACCTCTGTCAGACACACCAGAGATATTGTCTTAATTATACCTCTGCTATCTTCTACTTGGAAAAACTGAGACAGAGAGAAGATTTTGGCATCTACCTGAAG CAGTGGTGTGAACAAAATGAACTGTGCAAGAGATTGCatctgccagagctgctggttgCTCCTCTGCATCGACTGACACGGTATCCCCTCCTCCTCAACAACATCTGGAAGAGGAGCACTGACGAAACAGAGAAAAGTTTTATCCAGTCACTTAAAGAGAAGGTGGAAAAGTCTATAA GGGATCTAGAAGGTAAAGTCAAGTGGTTGGACAACTTTCAGAAGTTCAGGCAGCTGCAAGAGGTCATAATCTGGCCTCAGATTTGGGATCGTGACAAAAGGTTCTTTGTCCCAGAG TGTTTGAAGCAAAACTtaagagaaaacagcagtgaaaacaTTTTGTCTTCGGCAAACAGACTTCTCCTTCATGAAGGGAGGCTGATGCTAGTAG aaagcACAAGACTCCTTGATGTCTACCTCTTTTTATTTGAAGATTTCTTATTGATTACCAAAATTAAACGTAACAAAAAG AAATATGGAGGCTCAGACACCAGCTTAATCCCCGTTTGTCCTTCCCTCACTCCTGAGCTGCAGTCCTTCATAAGAGAGGGAGGATTTTGCACAGTCCTAGACCAGCCCATCCCACTAGACAGACTCATACTGAAAAATGTTGACCCCGTCCAAGTTACAG
- the PLEKHG7 gene encoding pleckstrin homology domain-containing family G member 7 isoform X3, translated as MHRYKSSCCKLRMQQPRFDNSSDLVKETNVEPLDREADLHNENASLSESSIPEDVFGSSEMQTVPVCTDTTLPPGDYILRGGYTESSLLRLPTEEGTGTHHAPFHFNRHARARISTSPTLRRLRMASASQVLSFQDCSDTAQLGNQKEYTSSLHHICKSPPRCITVSSLLLPSCVHEKLLSSKAKAERTIAVPESDLPKSKLPSQEDPLSNGSPNEPPRNPWKSSSATLPTRLPCPNPPLWAGLQESGLPMQRSAERRRSSLVVTLPGLEVFPGDLLVSDRAMDYLPCSSLLLSAESKKSRWPFAKRGVGKDKQKQASDLENCLSTVKIIDCCRDEFFCFKSKSWHEFMSEQQTEQKDVNKRLEVKKEAAVWELFTSECTYFLDHLLVLKMIFMNTLKYLQSNEFLMDVDLWRLFANLEELNKISLSFLKTFFETVKKHVSKSDSPMDFSSVLRTFFQGDLCQTHQRYCLNYTSAIFYLEKLRQREDFGIYLKQWCEQNELCKRLHLPELLVAPLHRLTRYPLLLNNIWKRSTDETEKSFIQSLKEKVEKSIRDLEGKVKWLDNFQKFRQLQEVIIWPQIWDRDKRFFVPECLKQNLRENSSENILSSANRLLLHEGRLMLVESTRLLDVYLFLFEDFLLITKIKRNKKKYGGSDTSLIPVCPSLTPELQSFIREGGFCTVLDQPIPLDRLILKNVDPVQVTVFSLRNAFLIQHENRYRQSIAVFLLQAQTETAKKAWISQIETATFNYTTQHKTKKSTAFCFPVESSEI; from the exons ATGCATAGATATAAATCTTCATGCTGCAAATTAAGAATGCAACAACCAAGGTTTGACAATTCTTCAGACCTGGTCAAAGAAACCAATGTGGAGCCCCTGGACAGGGAAGCTGATCTCCATAATGAAAATGCTTCTTTGTCTGAAAGCAGCATCCCAGAAGATGTCTTCGGTTCCTCTGAAATGCAGACAGTACCAGTTTGTACAGACACCACCTTGCCTCCAGGGGACTACATTCTCAGAGGAGGTTACACGGAGTCTTCACTTCTGAGGCTTCCTACAGAGGAGGGCACTGGGACCCACCATGCGCCTTTCCACTTCAACCGCCATGCTCGGGCCAGAATTTCCACTTCTCCAACTTTAAGGCGTCTAAGGATGGCCTCTGCCTCACAAGTGCTGTCATTTCAGGACTGTTctgacacagctcagctggggaATCAAAAGGAATACACCAGCTCTCTCCACCACATTTGTAAGAGTCCACCTCGGTGCATCACAGTTTCTTCATTGTTGCTGCCTTCTTGTGTCCATGAAAAATTATTGTCATCCAAAGCCAAGGCTGAGAGAACTATAGCAGTTCCAGAGTCTGACCTACCCAAATCAAAGCTTCCAAGCCAAGAGGATCCTCTCAGCAATGGCAGTCCCAATGAGCCACCCAGAAACCCTTGGAAATCCAGCTCTGCTACACTTCCAACGAGACTCCCGTGCCCAAACCCTCCCCTTTGGGCGGGGCTCCAG GAGAGTGGACTGCCCATGCAAAG ATCGGCCGAGCGCAGGCGCAGCTCCCTGGTAGTGACTCTGCCGGGCCTCGAGGTGTTCCCTGGAGACCTGCTGGTGTCGGACAGGGCCATGGACTACCTGCCCTGCTCATCCCTCCTGCTCAGCGCAG AGTCCAAAAAGTCAAGGTGGCCATTTGCCAAAAGAGGAGTC GGTAAAGACAAACAGAAGCAAGCATCTGATCTGGAAAATTGTCTTTCAACTGTTAAGATCATAGACTGCTGCAGAGatgaatttttctgctttaag AGTAAATCTTGGCATGAATTTATGAGTGAGCAACAGACTGAGCAGAAAGATGTCAACAAGCGGTTAGAAGtgaaaaaagaagcagcagtgtgggAACTTTTCACAAGTGAATGCACTTACTTTCTGGATCATTTGCTGGTTCTCAAGATG ATATTTATGAACACTCTAAAATACCTCCAGAGTAATGAGTTTCTCATGGATGTGGATTTGTGGAGACTTTTTGCAAACTTAGAGGAGTTAAACAAG ATAAGTCtcagttttctgaaaacattttttgaaacTGTGAAGAAGCATGTCAGCAAGTCAGACTCTCCTATGGATTTCAGCTCTGTACTCAGAACG tttttccaGGGTGACCTCTGTCAGACACACCAGAGATATTGTCTTAATTATACCTCTGCTATCTTCTACTTGGAAAAACTGAGACAGAGAGAAGATTTTGGCATCTACCTGAAG CAGTGGTGTGAACAAAATGAACTGTGCAAGAGATTGCatctgccagagctgctggttgCTCCTCTGCATCGACTGACACGGTATCCCCTCCTCCTCAACAACATCTGGAAGAGGAGCACTGACGAAACAGAGAAAAGTTTTATCCAGTCACTTAAAGAGAAGGTGGAAAAGTCTATAA GGGATCTAGAAGGTAAAGTCAAGTGGTTGGACAACTTTCAGAAGTTCAGGCAGCTGCAAGAGGTCATAATCTGGCCTCAGATTTGGGATCGTGACAAAAGGTTCTTTGTCCCAGAG TGTTTGAAGCAAAACTtaagagaaaacagcagtgaaaacaTTTTGTCTTCGGCAAACAGACTTCTCCTTCATGAAGGGAGGCTGATGCTAGTAG aaagcACAAGACTCCTTGATGTCTACCTCTTTTTATTTGAAGATTTCTTATTGATTACCAAAATTAAACGTAACAAAAAG AAATATGGAGGCTCAGACACCAGCTTAATCCCCGTTTGTCCTTCCCTCACTCCTGAGCTGCAGTCCTTCATAAGAGAGGGAGGATTTTGCACAGTCCTAGACCAGCCCATCCCACTAGACAGACTCATACTGAAAAATGTTGACCCCGTCCAAGTTACAG
- the PLEKHG7 gene encoding pleckstrin homology domain-containing family G member 7 isoform X6, which produces MHRYKSSCCKLRMQQPRFDNSSDLVKETNVEPLDREADLHNENASLSESSIPEDVFGSSEMQTVPVCTDTTLPPGDYILRGGYTESSLLRLPTEEGTGTHHAPFHFNRHARARISTSPTLRRLRMASASQVLSFQDCSDTAQLGNQKEYTSSLHHICKSPPRCITVSSLLLPSCVHEKLLSSKAKAERTIAVPESDLPKSKLPSQEDPLSNGSPNEPPRNPWKSSSATLPTRLPCPNPPLWAGLQESGLPMQRSAERRRSSLVVTLPGLEVFPGDLLVSDRAMDYLPCSSLLLSAESKKSRWPFAKRGVGKDKQKQASDLENCLSTVKIIDCCRDEFFCFKSKSWHEFMSEQQTEQKDVNKRLEVKKEAAVWELFTSECTYFLDHLLVLKMIFMNTLKYLQSNEFLMDVDLWRLFANLEELNKISLSFLKTFFETVKKHVSKSDSPMDFSSVLRTFFQGDLCQTHQRYCLNYTSAIFYLEKLRQREDFGIYLKQWCEQNELCKRLHLPELLVAPLHRLTRYPLLLNNIWKRSTDETEKSFIQSLKEKVEKSIRDLEGKVKWLDNFQKFRQLQEVIIWPQIWDRDKRFFVPECLKQNLRENSSENILSSANRLLLHEGRLMLKAQDSLMSTSFYLKISY; this is translated from the exons ATGCATAGATATAAATCTTCATGCTGCAAATTAAGAATGCAACAACCAAGGTTTGACAATTCTTCAGACCTGGTCAAAGAAACCAATGTGGAGCCCCTGGACAGGGAAGCTGATCTCCATAATGAAAATGCTTCTTTGTCTGAAAGCAGCATCCCAGAAGATGTCTTCGGTTCCTCTGAAATGCAGACAGTACCAGTTTGTACAGACACCACCTTGCCTCCAGGGGACTACATTCTCAGAGGAGGTTACACGGAGTCTTCACTTCTGAGGCTTCCTACAGAGGAGGGCACTGGGACCCACCATGCGCCTTTCCACTTCAACCGCCATGCTCGGGCCAGAATTTCCACTTCTCCAACTTTAAGGCGTCTAAGGATGGCCTCTGCCTCACAAGTGCTGTCATTTCAGGACTGTTctgacacagctcagctggggaATCAAAAGGAATACACCAGCTCTCTCCACCACATTTGTAAGAGTCCACCTCGGTGCATCACAGTTTCTTCATTGTTGCTGCCTTCTTGTGTCCATGAAAAATTATTGTCATCCAAAGCCAAGGCTGAGAGAACTATAGCAGTTCCAGAGTCTGACCTACCCAAATCAAAGCTTCCAAGCCAAGAGGATCCTCTCAGCAATGGCAGTCCCAATGAGCCACCCAGAAACCCTTGGAAATCCAGCTCTGCTACACTTCCAACGAGACTCCCGTGCCCAAACCCTCCCCTTTGGGCGGGGCTCCAG GAGAGTGGACTGCCCATGCAAAG ATCGGCCGAGCGCAGGCGCAGCTCCCTGGTAGTGACTCTGCCGGGCCTCGAGGTGTTCCCTGGAGACCTGCTGGTGTCGGACAGGGCCATGGACTACCTGCCCTGCTCATCCCTCCTGCTCAGCGCAG AGTCCAAAAAGTCAAGGTGGCCATTTGCCAAAAGAGGAGTC GGTAAAGACAAACAGAAGCAAGCATCTGATCTGGAAAATTGTCTTTCAACTGTTAAGATCATAGACTGCTGCAGAGatgaatttttctgctttaag AGTAAATCTTGGCATGAATTTATGAGTGAGCAACAGACTGAGCAGAAAGATGTCAACAAGCGGTTAGAAGtgaaaaaagaagcagcagtgtgggAACTTTTCACAAGTGAATGCACTTACTTTCTGGATCATTTGCTGGTTCTCAAGATG ATATTTATGAACACTCTAAAATACCTCCAGAGTAATGAGTTTCTCATGGATGTGGATTTGTGGAGACTTTTTGCAAACTTAGAGGAGTTAAACAAG ATAAGTCtcagttttctgaaaacattttttgaaacTGTGAAGAAGCATGTCAGCAAGTCAGACTCTCCTATGGATTTCAGCTCTGTACTCAGAACG tttttccaGGGTGACCTCTGTCAGACACACCAGAGATATTGTCTTAATTATACCTCTGCTATCTTCTACTTGGAAAAACTGAGACAGAGAGAAGATTTTGGCATCTACCTGAAG CAGTGGTGTGAACAAAATGAACTGTGCAAGAGATTGCatctgccagagctgctggttgCTCCTCTGCATCGACTGACACGGTATCCCCTCCTCCTCAACAACATCTGGAAGAGGAGCACTGACGAAACAGAGAAAAGTTTTATCCAGTCACTTAAAGAGAAGGTGGAAAAGTCTATAA GGGATCTAGAAGGTAAAGTCAAGTGGTTGGACAACTTTCAGAAGTTCAGGCAGCTGCAAGAGGTCATAATCTGGCCTCAGATTTGGGATCGTGACAAAAGGTTCTTTGTCCCAGAG TGTTTGAAGCAAAACTtaagagaaaacagcagtgaaaacaTTTTGTCTTCGGCAAACAGACTTCTCCTTCATGAAGGGAGGCTGATGCTA aaagcACAAGACTCCTTGATGTCTACCTCTTTTTATTTGAAGATTTCTTATTGA